GCACCGCGTGGGAGCCGGAGCTCCGGTGTACCTGGCCGCTGTGCTCGAGTACCTGACCGCTGAGATCCTGGAGCTCGCCGGGAACGCGGCCCGCGACAACAAGAAGTCCCGCATCATCCCCCGCCACCTGCAGCTCGCCGTCCGCAACGACGAGGAGCTCAACAAGCTGCTGGGGGGGGTCACCATCGCTCAGGGCGGGGTTCTGCCCAACATCCAGGCGGTGCTGCTGCCCAAGAAGACCGAGAAGGCCGCCAAGTCCAAGTAGAAGCTCCGGAGACCCGGAGAACCACAACGGCTCTTTTCAGAGCCACCCACCCTCAGAGGAGAGTCAAAGTCCGGTTACAGCTGAATCAGCTCAGGGTCCATCTGGAGCTCAGACATGTTCATTAGAAAACGACCAGAAGTCAAAGTAATGATGTATAATTAATAATCAGACTTATTGTTGGTCTTTGATCTAATTCATCGAATCTGATTCAATCTGCAACATAAAGTTACAACtaaattgattttttaaaaaaaattgtgtctGAAACATTTTGTCCAATTCTGGTCTTTTGGTTCAAATTATGTTCAGGTGGAAACTTTAGTATCAAACAACATGAGGACACCCTGAAGTGTCCCCGTCACCGCCCCCTGGCGtccggctgcagtataggtcataaaccctccatgttagcagatgggacattgaGCCTTGACcgcccctggtgtctggctgcagtataggtcatgaaccctccatgttagcagatgggacattgaGCCTTGTCCCCGTcaacgccccctggtgtctggctgcagtataggtcataaaccctccatgttagcagatgggacattgaGCCATgaccgccccctggtgtctggctgcagtataggtcatgaaccctccatgttagcagatgggacattgaGCCATGTCCCCGTcaccgccccctggtgtctggctgcagtataggtcatgaaccctccatgttagcagatgggacattgaGCCTTgaccgccccctggtgtctggctgcagtaatgGTCATGgaccctccatgttagcagatgggacattgacTCACTGTCTCCTCAACCACTGCTACTAATAAAATCCTCCTAAATTCAACAGTGGCTTTGTGAAAACCCTCCTcagtcgccccctggtgtctggctgcagtaatgGTCAATGACTTCAATCAGTTTCTTTGTATCTATTGAACATTCTAGACTCTTTCATCTTTAAAGactttcatgtctttgattcAATTTCCTACTTTTattcaaaacaatgttttcctGTCCAAACGTAAACGACTTCAGAAGAAACCGTAAAACGTGTCTATCTGAAATAAGAATGTAATTAAGCATCTTGTCaggtgcttttgttttgaaggatTTTTAACCGGAAATTCAGAGACTAACTGGCTCCAACTTGAAAAGAGAGATTACGCTTCATGGGGCGTGGTAGAGCAGACTGTTTTCCTACACGTCCGcatcacagaaataaatacGGACGTTCTTTGGTTGTTGAGCATTATCTTCTCTGCTCTCAAGATGTCAGGTCGCGGTAAAGGAGGAAAAGGTCTCGGTAAAGGCGGCGCCAAGCGCCACCGGAAGGTTCTCCGTGATAACATCCAGGGAATCACCAAACCCGCCATCCGCCGTCTGGCTCGCCGCGGCGGAGTGAAGCGTATCTCCGGGCTGATCTACGAGGAGACCCGCGGGGTGCTCAAGGTTTTCCTGGAGAACGTCATCCGTGACGCCGTCACCTACACCGAGCACGCTAAGAGGAAGACGGTGACCGCCATGGACGTGGTGTACGCGCTGAAGAGACAGGGCCGCACTCTGTACGGCTTCGGAGGCTAAACCTCACCCGGATGTGACCACGACGACccaacggctcttttaagagccacacaccgAGTCACTGAGGAGACAAAGTCCTGAGAACAACCGGCACAGACCATTAGCACTGGATCGCATTGATCACACTTTACATCTTTATTACAactcatttcattattattctttctCTGAGTTTAAAACAAGTCAATatgaaaatcaacagaaatgatgaaacaaatctTCATCAGACTCAAACGATGCAGTTTCACATCAACAGACTTCATCACAGGAAACGTCTTCACGTTTGTCTTTAAGATGATATTTAGTTTATATTAATGTCCGTTCACTGACTTTCTGCTTTCAGTCCAAGTTCACTTGTTACAAACAAGAACACATTTCCCTCTAAAAGTAGATAATCAAATACTAATCCTGTTTGTATTTGATACATTAAAGGACAGTTGTATTTCAGCGCTGTACAAATACACGAGTCATTTATATCTGTCACATTTTGTCCCTGGAATAAACTTATTAACTTCAGCCTTGATCACATTAAACATAGTTGGTGTCAGTTAAAGTGAATATTTGACCCTTGAGCAACATGTTGTTAGAGTCACGACCGTTTggccaaataaataaaaacctggaacATCATTTAATGACAAAGATATTAAagctgtatattttttttataaatattgtatattcTCCACTTCTCTGCCCAACAATACATTTATCTAACTCGAACATTTctcatactgtatattctactgtttgttttgcaccaaactgtattttaatataagtgataataaaaaaactaaagttatCAACATGATGCGTATTATGTTTCACACTTTACAGTGTTTTACTTTAATCACTGTGCGATGCTTCCAGAAACCTTCTTTTCAGGTGTtggataaaaaatataaatcagttttattatatttacatttacaaatgtcTTCAGATGTGATTAACGTCTGtttaattattacattaaatGATATAGTTCATACTTATTGAAAAAGTAAAtagaaattaattaatgaaatatgagtttgtatatatatatatatatatatatatatatatatatatagtttagcTCTAAACTTTTCTCTGAATGAGAAATGACTTTGAATTTGTAGAAACTTGTAGAAACTCGCTGTGACGCTGAACATTGAGCCAATGGCCGAGTGGGAACAGCGCAGCCtcatttacatgtgatgtgtgtaaaaGCGGTCCGccgctgcttcctcctcacatCTCCTCTGATCCACAGAAACGATGCCGGATGCAGTGAAGGCCTCAGCGCCCAAGAAGGGCTCCAAGAAGGCGGTGACCAAGGTCCCCGGTAAGAccgggaagaagaggaggaagagccgCAAGGAGAGCTACGCCATCTACGTGTACAAGGTGCTGAAGCAGGTGCACCCCGACACCGGCATCTCCTCCAAGGCCATGGGCATCATGAACTCCTTCGTGGGCGACATCTTCGAGCGCATCGCCGGGGAGGCCTCCCGCCTGGCTCAGTACAACAAGCGCCGGACCATCACCTCCAGGGAGATCCAGACCGCCGTGCGCCTGCTGCTGCCCGGGGAGCTGGCCAAGCACGCCGTGTCCGAGGGCACCAAGGCCGTGACCAAGTACACCAGCTCCAAGTAAACTGCGGGACACCGCTTCCACccaacggctcttttaagagccacacaccgGCTCCATGGAGACAAACGGTCCTGATGGTTCAAtgtccacactcacacactcaccacgTTTCAGAGTGAGTCTCGTGTCACAGACTCAAAGGACTCGTCCTGAATCTGGAGACTTTACAATAAGTCAATGAACCATATTCAATCTGAACTAATGATTCATAACATTCATGTTCCGAGTCAGGTCGAGTTCATTaatcattaaatcaaacaaCTTCAAGATTTCACGACACGTTAACGTTTCTTTATCTAAAGAATCATAAACTCCACATCACGTGTTTCATCTTCTCCGTTATGGGACCAAcgagtttattttatttatcttttgatTTCAGAAGATAACGAGCCGCTGCTTTTCCCGCGTTTGAGCCGTTTTTCAAAACTCGCGCTTTTTGTTGACGTCACCAGGTCAGCTGATCATAAACCAACGGCTCTTTATTCGAATAGTTTTTGCACAAGTGAAATAACGATGGAAACAAAGAGCCTGAATCTGGAGGCTCGTGAACTAAATGATTAAGAAGACGAGACAGTTATTGATTCAATGTTTCGCTGTtgtaattattcattatttagcTGTTTGCATGTTATTATAGAAACTACTCGTCTGAGTTTCCATCCATTCACATTGAACATGTTCAGTTCATGTATTACTGAAGTGTGAGAAAGAACTCTCATTCAGTTCCTGATCATTTCTTTTTATCCTGTTTATGATAAAAATCATTAACAAGCTGCTCATGTTGTGAATATTTCATAGGAGGATATTTACTTATGACTTATATAAAAACCTTAGATTTTTATAAGAAACTCTGAAGTTTGTatatcatataaatacacatttcatataagcttatttaatatttctgacTTAACTTAATTTttcacattgaaaaaaacaacacatcagtgAAATGTTTACATTGAGTTGTTTGAAAAAAGATAAAGTTTAATATGTTAtgattatattcatattttctaaGTAAATTCCATATGGTGTTCAATATGTTCTAAGTAtaagttttatatttattttcatatccTAGTAAAGATTCTTCTTGTTTTGAATCTTTTCAACTGAACAATAGAAAatgtcctctctgctctcaccgGAAGTGACTTCCCCTCGTCACGTGCCTCTCTGTGGACCAATCAGCGCCAGCAGCGCCGCGGCTCCGGCTATATAAGCAGAGCTCCGCCGCTCGCTTCCCTATGTTCATTCTGTTCTGAAACGATGGCGAGAACCAAGCAGACCGCCCGGAAGTCCACCGGAGGGAAAGCTCCCAGGAAGCAGCTGGCCACCAAGGCCGCCCGGAAGAGCGCCCCGGCCACCGGCGGCGTGAAGAAGCCTCACCGCTAAGGCCCGGGACCGTGGCTCTCAGAGAGATCCGCCGCTACCAGAAGTCCACCGAGCTGCTGATCCGCAAGCTGCCCTTCCAGCGCCTGGTCCGGGAGATCGCTCAGGACTTCAAGACCGACCTGCGCTTCCAGAGCTCCGCCGTCATGGCGCTGCAGGAGGCCAGCGAGGCCTACCTGGTCGGCCTGTTCGAGGACACCAACCTGTGCGCCATCCACGCCAAGAGGGTCACCATCATGCCCAAAGACATCCAGCTGGCCCGGCGCATCCGCGGGGAGAGAGCGTAACCTGCCCGCACTCCGCTCACCAcacaacggctcttttaagagccactcACCCTCCGTGGAGAGGCAAAGTCCCGCTGCAGCCGAGTCGTTGTGTTGGTCATTAATCACTAATCACACGagtattaaaacacaaaccagtCAGATCAGTGTTTACATTCACTCACTACAGACACGTGatctgtgggggggggatgttaCTGGAACATCTGACCTGCAGATTCAAACCTTCTGCTCCTTCTCATCTAAAGTGAAGACTTCctgtacaaatacttttttacaGCCGAGTTACAAATACATGATGTAATATGGGGAAAACTTCTCAAGTCTCTGTATTTTACATATTAGCTTCGCTGGGATCCGTCTAATAAAATACTGATAAAGACACGAGCTGGTCTGAGTGGAGACGTGAACTGACCCACGTGTTGTAACGTTCAACACGTGGGTCAGTTTAAACAGGCAGAGGTCACGAGGTAGTAGTTCggccatacaagccagtagccaatGAGCCTCATCCTACTCTAGTCCTGTATCAGTGATTATGAGCCCATAACACTTATATATCGATCATCGACTATAAAGTAATAAATTACTAATGTTAATTACAATTCAGTGGTCAACAGCGACCTCCAGTGACCGAGAACCACTACTGCAGGGTTGCATCACATCTGAAGACACTtgttaatgtaaatataataaaactgatttatattttttatccaACACCTGAAAAGAAGGTTTCTGGAAGCATCGCACAGTGATTAAAGTAAAACACTGTAAAGTGTGAAACATAATACGCATCATGTTGataactttagtttttttattatcacttATACATACAGTTTGATACAAACAgtagaatatacagtatgagAAATGTTTGAGTTAGATAAATGTATTGTTGGGCAATGAAGTGGAgaatatacaatatttataaaaaaataatatacagCTTTAATATCTTTGCCATTAAATGATGTTCcaggtttttttcatttggcCAAACGGTCGTGACTCTAACAACATGTTGCTCAAGGGTCAAATATTCACTTTAACTGACACCAACTATGTTTAATGTGATCAAGTTAATAAGTTTATTCCAGGGACAAAATGTGACAGATATAAATGACTCgtgtatttgtacagcactGAAATACAACTGTCCTTTAATGTATCAAATACAAACAGGATTAGTATTTGATTATCTACTTTTAGAGGGAAATGTGTTCTTGTTTGTAACAAGTGAACTTGGACTGAAAGCAGAAAGTCAGTGAACGGACATTAATATAAACTAAATATCATCTTAAAGACAAACGTGAAGACGTTTCCTGTGATGAAGTCTGTTGATGTGAAACTGCATCGTTTGAGTCTGATGAagatttgtttcatcatttctgttgattttcatatttcaaaataatgagATGAGTTGTAATAAAGATGTAAAGTGTGATCAATGCGATCCAGTGCTAATGGTCTGTGCCGGTTGTTCTCAGGACTTTGTCTCCTCAGTGACTcggtgtgtggctcttaaaagagccgttggGTCGTCGTGGTCACATCCGGGTGAGGTTTAGCCTCCGAAGCCGTACAGAGTGCGGCCCTGTCTCTTCAGCGCGTACACCACGTCCATGGCGGTCACCGTCTTCCTCTTAGCGTGCTCGGTGTAGGTGACGGCGTCACGGATGACGTTCTCCAGGAAAACCTTGAGCACCCCGCGGGTCTCCTCGTAGATCAGCCCGGAGATACGCTTCACTCCGCCGCGGCGAGCCAGACGGCGGATGGCGGGTTTGGTGATTCCCTGGATGTTATCACGGAGAACCTTCCGGTGGCGCTTGGCGCCGCCTTTACCGAGACCTTTTCCTCCTTTACCGCGACCTGACATCTTCTCTTCGGGACTGAAGCAGAATGAAGTGACAGGCGGCGACGCTGCTGTTTAAATCCTTTCTGCGGACGTGTATGAAGCAAGCTGGCTGCACCACAGCTGTTTCCGTTTCCTTTTTTCAGCCTAAGAGCCCGGATTCTCTTCATTTCCGGTTaaagtatttcaaaataatagaACATCGTTCTCAAAGCTTCATTCTAGTTCTTAGTCAACGAATGAAATAATTGTAACAGAACTTCATTTGATCTGATTATGTTTGTGCAGttgtattttacatatttatgcACATTACTATCATTTGTATCACAAAGACATCCTGAATCCTGAAGTACAAAGACTTTGCACTTCAGGATTCAGGATTATGTGTCATAATTTCTACACATTTTCCCTGAGTTCACGGGAGATTCTgtcaaatacaaacatctcagccCTTAAATCACTCAGATGAAAGTTGTCAGGATGAGGATTTTTATTGTTGATCAGTTTCTTCATCAGATGAAGAAAACATGTCTTCATTAAGTATATAAACTTAATGTAGATAAACGAATCAGCAGTTTTAACATCTAACCTGTGTGAAGGACAGTTTCTCCTCCAGGTTTCCAGAGGAAATGAGACGATCAGCTGATCTCTCTCTAACCCTCCCTGCTCTGAcctctcctgcttctcttcatCTTACACATTCAGATATATTATACAGGGACAATCAACATGTGATGCACCttcatgttttcaaacttctcAGGAAACGTTTCATAGTGAATATGTTTCAACAgtgatgtaaataaatgaaataatgttttcttcaaagcaatttgattgatttatgaCTTTAGGaacataatgaatgaaatttcaGTCCTTTGTTGAGTATGAAGGAAATGAGGCGAAGTTAGATTAGAAGTGTagacacaaaaaatgtaatctaaatatattttgtacCAAATGATCTATAAACATGTTGTCACTGTCAGAAGGAGATGACATCATCTCGTCCCTGGTGACGAGCATCAAATCAGTCTCTTCTGTTTCAGGCTCTTTGTCAGAAACATAGAAGATAAAGATGTAACTCAGATTTACATTGTTCAAACTATTAAGATCATGTTTAGTGACGATACAGTAATTTCTGCATTTAATAAAAAGTGAATAAGTGAGGACGAGATGATTGTTCATGGTTCAGAGGTTCAGCTTCACAAGAGGAAACTAGATTAGAATCTGTTTAAGTTTAAATAAATCACTACCTATAAACATCagatatatttctatatatttatgaCAAATTCAGTAGAAACAGTAAGAAATAGATctacaatatttacaatatgactttaacaacataaataatatatgtaGAGATTTGTTCTATTAACAAAACTTAAGTTGATGTTAGTGATCTATAATCATGATGTCCATAAGTTTtagtaaataaagtttgatgaaGTGTTTTGAATCTGTTTCTGAAGATGAGTGTGAACTTCTGACTTCACAggtaaatacattaaataagtAAGTTTCATAATAAGTTGAAGTGAGAAGATAAAGTTTGAGCTAAAAACCAAAATAAGTTTCAGGAGCTAAATCGTAAAGTTAAGTATTTTGACTCTGATGAAAATTAAAGTTTAGTAACTAGTTAgtttgataataaagtttaGTAACTAGTTACTTTGATAATAAAGTGTAGTAACTAGTTAGTTTGATAATAAAGTTCAGTAACTAGTTAGTTAATAAAGTTCAGTAACTAGTTAGTTGGTTCTGACCCAgtgctctgctgctggaacacGTGACTCTCTGGACATTAGCTCTGCACCAGGTGGTGGCTCTGAAAAGAGCCGTTTGTTTTCCTCCActtgttcttcttctacttcctgGTTGTCCTCCTGACTCCGACCTTCTTCTCCTTGGTGCTCGGGGCCTTCACCGCCTTCTTCACAACCTTCTTGGCCGCAACCGGCTTCTTGGCCGCCGCCTTCTTCGGGCTCTTGACCTCCACCTTCTTGGTCACTTTCTTGGCAGCCGGAACTTTCTTGACCATCTTCACCTTCTTCGCTGCGGGCTTGGGAGACTTCTTGGCCGCTTTCAGGGTCTTGATGGCGGTCTTGATCGCGACCCTCTTCGGGGACTTGGGGCTCTTCTTCGGGGTCGCGGGCTTCCTGGCTTTGGGGGCGGGCTTCCTGGCGGGTTTCTTCGCCACCTTCTTGGACTTCTCTGCGGTTTTGTTCATCCTGAAGGATCCGGACGCTCCGTGTCCTGTGAGCTGAACCACGGTCCCGTCGCTCAGCAGCTTCCCGAGGGCGCGTTTGATGTTGTGCCCGTTGTGATCCACATCGTATCCGGCCGCGGCCAGCTGCTTCTTCACGGCGATGAAGGAGATGCCCTTCCTGTCCTTGCAGCCCGTGATGGCTTCCAGGATGCGCTCCCCGGCCCCGGGCCCGGTCCTCTTCGCGGGCTTGGTGCTCTTCTTCCTCGGGGACTTGGGGGGTTTGGCCGGTGCGGAGGCGGCGGCTGCAGCTGGAGCGACTTCTTCTGCCATCGTGACGTGAAGCTGTGAAT
The sequence above is a segment of the Hippoglossus stenolepis isolate QCI-W04-F060 chromosome 22, HSTE1.2, whole genome shotgun sequence genome. Coding sequences within it:
- the LOC118101616 gene encoding LOW QUALITY PROTEIN: histone H3 (The sequence of the model RefSeq protein was modified relative to this genomic sequence to represent the inferred CDS: inserted 1 base in 1 codon; substituted 1 base at 1 genomic stop codon); amino-acid sequence: MSGRGKGGKGLGKGGAKRHRKVLRDNIQGITKPAIRRLARRGGVKRISGLIYEETRGVLKVFLENVIRDAVTYTEHAKRKTVTAMDVVYALKRQGRTLRAPPLASLCSFCSETMARTKQTARKSTGGKAPRKQLATKAARKSAPATGGVKKPHRXRPGTVALREIRRYQKSTELLIRKLPFQRLVREIAQDFKTDLRFQSSAVMALQEASEAYLVGLFEDTNLCAIHAKRVTIMPKDIQLARRIRGERAXPARTPLTTQRLF
- the LOC118101614 gene encoding histone H2B 1.2, giving the protein MPDAVKASAPKKGSKKAVTKVPGKTGKKRRKSRKESYAIYVYKVLKQVHPDTGISSKAMGIMNSFVGDIFERIAGEASRLAQYNKRRTITSREIQTAVRLLLPGELAKHAVSEGTKAVTKYTSSK
- the LOC118101611 gene encoding histone H2A produces the protein MSGRGKTGGKARAKAKTRSSRAGLQFPVGRVHRLLRKGNYAHRVGAGAPVYLAAVLEYLTAEILELAGNAARDNKKSRIIPRHLQLAVRNDEELNKLLGGVTIAQGGVLPNIQAVLLPKKTEKAAKSK
- the LOC118101605 gene encoding histone H1-like gives rise to the protein MAEEVAPAAAAASAPAKPPKSPRKKSTKPAKRTGPGAGERILEAITGCKDRKGISFIAVKKQLAAAGYDVDHNGHNIKRALGKLLSDGTVVQLTGHGASGSFRMNKTAEKSKKVAKKPARKPAPKARKPATPKKSPKSPKRVAIKTAIKTLKAAKKSPKPAAKKVKMVKKVPAAKKVTKKVEVKSPKKAAAKKPVAAKKVVKKAVKAPSTKEKKVGVRRTTRK